One window of the Bacteroidota bacterium genome contains the following:
- a CDS encoding type I restriction endonuclease subunit R: MSTYKTIAESNNFIVLDKYTKYAEVNEAPVAYQTETTLEKELIQDLINQGYENPLDLNTLEAMLANVRVQLQSLNNMMFTDAEWTRFVEEYLDKPSDNLVEKSRKIHDNYIYDFVFDDGHIQNIYLVDKKNIARNKVQVISQFEQKGTQANRYDVTILVNGLPLVQVELKKRGVAIREAFNQVHRYTKESFNRKTSLYKYIQIFVITNGTDSRYFANTVARNKNSFDFTMNWAKADNTLIKDLKDFTATFFQKHTLLKVLLHYSVFDTSDTLLVMRPYQIAATERILWKIESSYQSKKWCSTDGGGYIWHTTGSGKTLTSFKAARLATQLEFIDKVFFVVDRKDLDFQTMKEYQRFSPDSVNGSDSTAGLKRNIEKDDNKIIVTTIQKLNNLMKSEGDLAIYQKQVVFIFDEAHRSQFGEAQKNLKKKFKKYYQFGFTGTPIFPQNALGADTTASAFGRELHSYVITDAIRDEKVLKFKVDYNDVRPQFKSVETEIDEKKLSAAENKKALLHPARIKEVSQYILQNFKLKTHRNQGSNKGFNAMFAVSSIDAAKCFYEELNHLQKGSDKPLKIATIFSFAANEEQSAIGEIVDESFEPSAMESSAKEFLANAINDYNAMFKTSYGVDSIEFQNYYRDLAKRVKNKEVDLVIVVGMFLTGFDAPTLNTLFVDKNLRYHGLIQAFSRTNRIYDATKTFGNIVTFRDLERATIDAITLFGDSNTKNVVLEKSYKEYLEGFTDVITSEARRGYIEVVKDLNEKFPNPDAIVTEKDKKEFSKLFGEYLRVENILQNYDEFNHLKAFQAIDQNDAAAIEAFKKANYLTDEDIASMQKIDLLKERTIQDYRSTYNDIRDWLRREKFGKESEESKIDWDDVVFEVDLLKSQEINLDYILELIFEHNKKTKDKATLIEEIRRVIRASVGNRAKENLVVDFINETELDTLQDKANVIDSFFEYAQSKQKAEASELIAEENLNEEATKRYITVSLKREFASDNGTELNTLLPKMSPLNPQYLSKKQSVFQKLTLFIEKFKGVGGKL; this comes from the coding sequence ATGAGCACTTACAAAACCATAGCCGAATCGAACAACTTCATAGTACTTGATAAATACACCAAGTACGCTGAGGTGAATGAGGCACCAGTGGCTTATCAAACGGAGACAACTCTGGAGAAAGAATTAATTCAGGATTTAATCAATCAGGGGTATGAAAATCCGCTTGACCTTAATACCCTTGAAGCCATGTTGGCGAATGTAAGAGTACAGCTTCAGTCGCTTAATAATATGATGTTTACAGATGCTGAATGGACTCGCTTTGTGGAGGAGTATTTAGATAAGCCCAGCGATAACCTGGTTGAAAAATCAAGAAAAATACACGACAACTACATTTATGACTTTGTGTTTGACGATGGTCATATCCAAAACATCTATCTGGTAGATAAAAAAAATATAGCTCGGAATAAGGTGCAGGTCATCTCCCAGTTTGAGCAAAAAGGAACACAAGCCAACCGGTATGATGTCACCATATTAGTCAACGGATTGCCTTTGGTGCAAGTGGAGCTAAAAAAGCGCGGGGTAGCTATTCGTGAAGCATTTAATCAAGTGCATCGCTATACTAAAGAGAGTTTCAATAGAAAAACTTCCCTTTATAAATACATTCAGATTTTTGTGATAACCAACGGCACGGACAGCCGCTATTTTGCCAATACCGTTGCGCGCAATAAAAACAGCTTTGACTTTACCATGAACTGGGCCAAGGCTGACAATACGTTGATTAAAGATCTGAAGGATTTTACGGCAACCTTTTTCCAGAAACACACCCTTTTAAAAGTACTGCTCCACTATTCTGTTTTTGACACGAGTGATACACTGCTGGTCATGCGACCCTATCAGATTGCCGCCACAGAGAGAATTTTATGGAAAATTGAAAGTTCGTATCAATCAAAAAAATGGTGTTCCACGGATGGAGGCGGTTATATCTGGCATACCACCGGCTCCGGTAAAACGCTGACCAGTTTTAAAGCGGCCAGATTAGCCACGCAACTTGAATTTATTGATAAAGTATTCTTTGTAGTAGATCGTAAGGACCTGGACTTTCAAACGATGAAGGAATATCAGCGGTTTTCACCCGATAGTGTGAATGGCTCTGATAGTACAGCAGGTTTAAAGAGAAATATTGAAAAGGATGACAATAAGATTATAGTTACCACTATTCAAAAGCTGAATAACCTGATGAAAAGTGAGGGTGATTTAGCCATTTATCAAAAGCAAGTAGTTTTCATTTTCGATGAAGCACATCGTTCTCAGTTTGGTGAAGCCCAAAAGAATCTGAAAAAGAAATTCAAGAAGTATTATCAGTTTGGTTTTACCGGTACGCCTATCTTTCCTCAAAATGCTTTAGGCGCCGATACAACAGCCAGCGCTTTTGGACGTGAATTACACTCCTACGTTATTACGGATGCTATTAGAGATGAAAAGGTACTGAAATTTAAAGTGGACTATAATGATGTTCGGCCTCAGTTTAAAAGTGTTGAAACCGAAATTGATGAGAAGAAACTAAGTGCTGCTGAAAACAAAAAAGCCCTTCTTCATCCGGCACGCATTAAAGAGGTTTCCCAATACATTTTACAGAATTTCAAATTAAAGACCCATCGCAATCAGGGAAGCAACAAAGGCTTTAATGCCATGTTTGCGGTAAGCAGTATAGATGCCGCTAAATGTTTTTATGAGGAGTTAAACCATTTACAAAAAGGCAGCGATAAGCCTTTGAAAATTGCTACCATCTTCTCTTTTGCCGCCAACGAAGAGCAGAGTGCAATAGGGGAGATAGTGGATGAGAGCTTTGAACCCTCGGCAATGGAAAGCAGTGCAAAAGAATTTCTCGCCAATGCTATCAATGACTATAACGCTATGTTCAAAACCAGTTATGGTGTTGACAGCATAGAGTTTCAAAACTACTACCGTGATTTAGCTAAACGCGTAAAGAATAAAGAGGTGGACCTCGTCATTGTAGTAGGAATGTTCTTAACCGGGTTTGATGCCCCAACTTTGAATACGCTGTTTGTAGATAAGAATTTGCGTTACCACGGTTTAATTCAAGCCTTTTCGCGCACCAATCGTATTTACGATGCTACCAAGACGTTTGGCAATATTGTTACGTTCCGAGATTTAGAGAGGGCAACTATTGATGCCATTACGCTCTTTGGTGATAGCAATACCAAAAACGTGGTTCTTGAAAAGAGCTATAAAGAATACTTAGAGGGCTTTACCGATGTCATCACAAGTGAAGCACGCAGGGGTTATATTGAAGTAGTAAAAGATTTAAATGAAAAGTTTCCTAACCCCGATGCGATTGTAACTGAAAAGGACAAAAAAGAATTTTCAAAGTTATTCGGAGAATATTTGCGAGTAGAAAACATACTCCAGAATTACGATGAATTCAACCACCTTAAAGCGTTTCAGGCCATAGACCAAAATGATGCTGCGGCTATTGAAGCATTTAAAAAGGCTAATTATTTGACAGATGAGGATATAGCCTCTATGCAAAAGATTGATTTGCTGAAAGAACGGACCATCCAGGATTATCGCTCTACCTATAATGATATACGGGATTGGTTGAGACGGGAAAAATTTGGTAAAGAATCAGAAGAATCAAAAATTGATTGGGATGATGTAGTGTTCGAGGTTGATTTATTAAAGTCGCAGGAGATAAACCTTGATTATATCCTTGAATTAATTTTTGAGCATAACAAAAAGACGAAAGACAAAGCGACTTTAATAGAGGAGATTCGCAGAGTTATCCGCGCCAGTGTAGGTAACAGAGCCAAAGAGAATTTGGTAGTTGATTTTATTAATGAAACTGAACTGGATACCCTTCAAGATAAAGCGAATGTTATAGATTCATTCTTTGAATATGCCCAAAGCAAGCAAAAAGCAGAAGCGTCAGAATTAATTGCCGAAGAAAATTTAAATGAGGAAGCAACCAAACGTTATATCACCGTTTCTTTAAAGCGGGAATTTGCAAGTGACAACGGAACCGAACTCAACACCCTTTTACCAAAAATGAGTCCTTTAAACCCTCAGTATTTGTCAAAGAAGCAAAGTGTGTTTCAAAAGTTGACCTTATTTATTGAGAAGTTTAAGGGTGTAGGTGGCAAACTTTAA
- a CDS encoding fibronectin type III domain-containing protein translates to MKTLNRSQRRMSWKRFNKQAKSRIAKKPVSLIGILFQMVVIILTIYAAKIGLTGTTPLQLLERWRTVIVKMTGNPNFATTIPSLADQTLMCDALEVAIQNAESGDHDKIALRDEIFDDAKDMFRLVVYYVTQIAQGNSEIIRSAGLAVKQGRGPSQIPAQVQNVKAAYYGVAKIKLLWRSVGTHPHYNIEKTTDPINGPWQFVDIGTFRTRYVVEDLTPGVEYFFRISADNSLGQGFVSEVANFRCG, encoded by the coding sequence ATGAAAACGTTAAACAGAAGCCAGCGCCGGATGAGCTGGAAGCGCTTCAACAAACAAGCAAAAAGTAGAATCGCTAAAAAACCGGTATCTCTTATAGGTATCCTATTTCAAATGGTGGTGATCATTCTGACCATCTATGCTGCTAAAATCGGTCTGACCGGCACCACGCCGCTTCAACTGTTGGAGCGCTGGAGAACAGTCATCGTCAAGATGACCGGCAATCCGAATTTCGCAACAACAATACCGTCACTGGCAGACCAGACTCTAATGTGTGATGCGTTGGAAGTGGCTATTCAGAATGCGGAAAGCGGCGACCATGATAAAATAGCACTTCGCGACGAAATATTCGACGATGCCAAGGATATGTTCCGGCTCGTGGTGTATTATGTCACTCAAATAGCGCAGGGCAATTCCGAGATCATTCGCAGTGCAGGTTTGGCAGTGAAGCAAGGCCGTGGTCCATCGCAAATACCCGCACAGGTGCAAAATGTGAAAGCCGCTTATTATGGTGTGGCGAAGATCAAGTTGCTGTGGAGGTCGGTTGGTACTCATCCGCATTACAACATCGAAAAAACCACCGACCCCATAAATGGTCCGTGGCAGTTCGTGGATATCGGTACTTTCCGCACCAGGTATGTGGTAGAAGACCTGACTCCGGGTGTGGAGTATTTCTTCCGCATCAGTGCGGATAACTCACTCGGTCAAGGCTTTGTGAGCGAGGTGGCTAACTTCCGTTGCGGATAA
- a CDS encoding ABC transporter permease, whose protein sequence is MFKLYCAILKEFRILIRDKAALTVMFAMPILLVIVITSIQHSTFKMVNDNKVPLLFCNRDGGESSNRLLDALKEIGMFDVLMADSSVADSNLTGLMHQHDALIAIVVPTGFSQAISVKAKSVTDKALTEFGMEVQKEAKKSTPAQAVQPVTMFYNPVLQESFRLSVQGALQSAQQFTENREVLQALYRALSNKPMPDSLEQQILRNQSLIKQVPVAKDGSKNIPNATQHNVPAWTIFAMFFIVVSLSTNVVKEKQSGSFIRLKTLPTSYALTLAAKQITYLFVTLLQVLVIFSLGIFLFPHIGLPILVLPSNLLNLFAVSVICGWCAVSYGVLLGVFAKTLEQAIGFGAVSVVILAAIGGIVVPAFAMPESLQMMMKISPLHWCMEAYSTLFLEGGNTKDVLHSLFPLLVIIIAMQSIAFAGLKKQRLI, encoded by the coding sequence ATGTTTAAACTTTATTGCGCCATATTGAAGGAGTTCCGAATCTTGATTCGCGACAAGGCGGCATTGACGGTGATGTTTGCGATGCCTATCTTGCTGGTGATTGTCATCACGAGCATTCAGCATAGCACCTTTAAAATGGTGAACGATAACAAGGTGCCTCTGCTGTTTTGCAACCGCGACGGTGGCGAGAGCAGCAACCGGTTGCTCGATGCGCTGAAAGAAATTGGGATGTTTGATGTGCTTATGGCTGATTCATCTGTTGCAGATTCCAATCTCACGGGTTTAATGCACCAGCACGACGCGCTGATTGCCATCGTTGTTCCGACAGGATTTTCACAGGCCATCTCGGTCAAAGCAAAATCAGTAACCGATAAGGCCTTGACTGAATTTGGAATGGAGGTGCAGAAGGAAGCAAAGAAATCTACACCGGCTCAGGCAGTGCAGCCGGTTACTATGTTTTATAATCCGGTGTTGCAGGAATCATTTCGCTTATCCGTGCAGGGAGCCTTGCAGAGCGCACAGCAGTTTACGGAGAACCGCGAGGTGTTGCAGGCTTTATATCGGGCTTTGAGCAACAAGCCCATGCCCGATTCTTTAGAACAACAGATTCTGCGTAACCAGTCGTTGATTAAACAGGTGCCTGTGGCAAAAGACGGCAGCAAGAATATTCCAAACGCCACGCAGCACAACGTTCCAGCATGGACCATCTTCGCGATGTTTTTTATTGTGGTTTCGCTGAGCACCAATGTGGTGAAGGAGAAACAGAGCGGCAGTTTCATTCGTTTGAAAACACTGCCTACGAGTTATGCGCTTACACTGGCTGCCAAACAAATCACCTATCTCTTCGTCACTCTTTTGCAGGTGCTGGTTATTTTCTCACTCGGCATCTTTCTGTTTCCGCATATTGGTTTGCCTATCTTGGTTTTGCCATCAAATCTTTTGAATCTGTTTGCCGTCTCCGTCATTTGCGGATGGTGCGCGGTGAGTTATGGAGTGCTGCTCGGTGTTTTCGCCAAAACATTGGAACAAGCTATTGGCTTTGGTGCGGTGTCGGTAGTTATTCTGGCAGCGATTGGCGGCATCGTGGTGCCCGCCTTTGCCATGCCCGAATCGCTACAAATGATGATGAAGATATCGCCGCTTCATTGGTGTATGGAGGCTTATTCCACCCTGTTTTTGGAGGGGGGAAATACGAAAGATGTTTTGCATAGCTTATTTCCCCTGCTTGTTATTATAATTGCAATGCAATCCATTGCTTTTGCCGGATTGAAAAAACAACGTTTGATTTAA
- a CDS encoding acyl carrier protein, whose protein sequence is MDKEQEKLELKQHIIKYLNLLNVTPEDIKDDMPMFGEGLGLDSIDSIELVVMLEREYGLKIENPKDGRKILQSINSMIDFIEQGRAAKSDPT, encoded by the coding sequence ATGGATAAAGAACAAGAAAAACTCGAACTGAAACAGCACATCATCAAGTATCTGAATTTGCTGAATGTAACGCCAGAAGACATCAAGGATGATATGCCAATGTTCGGCGAAGGACTGGGACTGGATTCTATTGATTCTATCGAACTGGTGGTGATGCTCGAAAGAGAATATGGTTTGAAAATTGAGAACCCGAAAGATGGCCGTAAGATTTTGCAAAGCATCAATAGTATGATAGACTTCATCGAGCAAGGCAGAGCCGCGAAGTCAGACCCGACATGA
- a CDS encoding beta-ketoacyl-[acyl-carrier-protein] synthase family protein — protein MSRILITGVGIITPIGRSVSENREALREGRNGLSSLEQFPTKYASLLPFGEIKISNETFRQQLQVTEKGVTRTTFLALHAFQQAIADSGLSANELQSSGTALIGGNTIGGMCLSDELYMDSNKNEVGSEYISSYYLASVNMYIQQRYGIGGVVNTFNTACSSSANAIMYGARLIQNGFAQRAIVGGTDSLAKFTINGFNSLNILSSSPCRPFDADRSGLNLGEGAAFLVLEKEEDVKNKKIYACLSGWSNSNDAFHPSSLSDDGEGPYLAMKKALDVAGLQPQQVDYINTHGTATENNDEKESVAMKRLFETPPAFSSTKSNIGHTLGASGAIEAVFCLLNLQHQEIYPSLRFDKPIETTGLAPVTEYRQADLSHVMSNSFGFGGNCSSLIFSKA, from the coding sequence ATGAGTAGAATCCTCATCACCGGAGTCGGTATCATCACGCCGATTGGCCGTTCCGTTTCAGAAAACCGCGAAGCTCTAAGGGAAGGACGAAACGGACTTTCTTCCTTAGAACAATTCCCCACTAAGTATGCTTCGCTGCTGCCCTTTGGTGAAATAAAAATCAGCAACGAAACCTTCCGGCAACAATTGCAGGTGACCGAAAAAGGAGTTACCCGCACTACCTTCCTCGCGCTGCATGCTTTTCAGCAAGCTATAGCAGACAGTGGCCTTTCTGCAAACGAACTGCAATCGTCCGGTACTGCTTTAATTGGCGGCAACACTATTGGCGGTATGTGTTTGAGTGATGAACTTTATATGGATTCCAACAAGAATGAGGTAGGCTCGGAATATATCTCTTCCTACTATTTAGCCTCGGTGAACATGTACATACAACAACGGTACGGGATTGGCGGCGTGGTGAATACCTTCAACACGGCTTGTTCTTCTTCTGCCAATGCCATCATGTACGGTGCGCGATTAATTCAAAACGGTTTTGCACAAAGAGCCATTGTGGGTGGTACAGATAGCCTCGCCAAATTCACCATTAACGGTTTCAACTCGCTCAATATTCTTTCTTCTTCTCCTTGTCGTCCTTTCGATGCCGACCGGTCGGGATTGAACTTAGGCGAAGGCGCAGCATTTCTTGTTTTGGAAAAGGAAGAAGATGTAAAGAACAAAAAGATTTATGCTTGTTTAAGTGGCTGGTCGAATAGCAACGATGCTTTCCATCCATCTTCTTTGTCGGACGATGGCGAAGGGCCTTATCTGGCAATGAAAAAAGCTTTGGATGTTGCAGGCCTTCAACCGCAGCAGGTAGATTATATCAACACACATGGCACTGCTACTGAAAACAATGATGAGAAAGAAAGCGTGGCGATGAAGCGTTTGTTTGAAACGCCTCCAGCCTTTTCTTCAACGAAATCAAATATAGGCCATACGCTTGGTGCTTCCGGTGCCATTGAAGCGGTGTTTTGTCTTTTGAATCTTCAGCATCAGGAAATATATCCCAGCCTGCGTTTTGATAAACCAATTGAAACCACCGGTCTTGCTCCGGTGACTGAATATCGTCAAGCTGATTTAAGCCACGTCATGTCTAACTCTTTTGGTTTTGGAGGCAATTGCAGTTCACTTATTTTTTCAAAAGCATAA
- a CDS encoding beta-ketoacyl synthase chain length factor, which produces MFFIHQSSCISHQPTFNEVDLEHIRPSENNLIHAIEPKYENIPLGQLRRMGKALRMGVGTGMKLLSQYPADGILIATANGGIEDSIMFLNQIMEYEEGRLTPTHFVQSTYNAIAGMMGIINKNTGYNATHVHRGIAFENAVLDAAMLLNENPAHQYIVGGVDEISARNHRLVFLAGWYKQEPTLNTDLYSTDSAGTLPGEGAAMFLVNNKAEGASAHLRDLEMVNTKDENVVQQRLKLFLDKNLVDGKSVDLFLHGESGDNRILKYYTGAEQCVGEATTIARFKHITGEFQTVSALALWMACHVLETQSLPQHIVKQKGRTSSFNRILIYNNYQGAQHGFMLIDKV; this is translated from the coding sequence ATGTTCTTCATCCATCAAAGTTCATGTATCAGTCATCAGCCCACTTTCAACGAGGTGGACTTGGAGCATATAAGACCTTCGGAGAATAATCTGATTCATGCTATTGAACCGAAGTACGAAAACATTCCTTTAGGTCAATTGCGTCGAATGGGTAAGGCGCTGCGCATGGGTGTTGGAACAGGAATGAAATTGTTGTCGCAATATCCCGCTGATGGAATTTTGATTGCTACGGCAAACGGAGGTATTGAAGACAGCATCATGTTTCTGAACCAGATTATGGAGTATGAAGAAGGCAGGCTGACTCCCACACACTTTGTTCAAAGCACCTATAATGCCATAGCGGGAATGATGGGTATAATTAATAAGAATACCGGTTATAATGCCACGCACGTTCATAGGGGCATTGCCTTTGAAAATGCTGTATTGGATGCTGCTATGCTGCTAAATGAAAATCCTGCACATCAATATATTGTAGGAGGGGTAGATGAAATTTCGGCGCGCAATCACCGTCTGGTTTTTTTAGCCGGTTGGTATAAACAGGAGCCCACATTGAATACGGATTTGTATTCAACAGATTCAGCCGGCACTCTTCCCGGCGAAGGTGCTGCTATGTTTCTCGTAAATAATAAAGCCGAGGGAGCATCGGCACACCTTCGAGACTTGGAAATGGTGAATACAAAGGATGAAAATGTTGTACAACAGCGATTGAAACTTTTCCTTGATAAAAACCTTGTTGATGGCAAGTCTGTTGACCTTTTTCTGCATGGAGAAAGTGGCGATAACCGAATATTGAAATATTATACCGGTGCTGAGCAATGCGTCGGAGAGGCAACAACAATAGCCCGGTTTAAACATATCACGGGAGAATTTCAAACCGTATCGGCTTTGGCCTTGTGGATGGCTTGTCATGTTCTAGAAACACAGAGTCTGCCTCAACATATAGTGAAGCAAAAAGGAAGGACAAGTTCATTTAACCGAATCCTGATTTATAATAATTATCAGGGTGCGCAGCATGGGTTCATGCTGATTGATAAAGTTTGA
- a CDS encoding 3-hydroxyacyl-ACP dehydratase — protein sequence MFPINGEKLEQLIPQKKPFVLISSLSSVTDKTCTTTFSFDADHVLCEDGKLSMAGLLENMAQTSGCKLGYEDYLNGKPPRIGFIGEIRDFVYTRLPIIGEELTTEITIENQVFGTVTVVSGRIMNAGNEIASCRMKVFFEPEPE from the coding sequence ATGTTTCCCATTAACGGTGAAAAATTAGAACAACTTATTCCTCAAAAGAAACCTTTTGTATTAATCAGCTCATTATCATCCGTGACTGATAAAACTTGTACCACTACCTTTAGTTTTGATGCAGATCATGTTCTTTGTGAGGATGGAAAACTGAGTATGGCCGGACTGCTTGAAAACATGGCTCAGACTTCTGGTTGCAAATTGGGTTATGAAGATTATTTGAATGGAAAGCCCCCTCGCATAGGATTTATTGGTGAAATTCGGGACTTTGTTTATACGCGGTTGCCCATAATAGGAGAGGAGTTAACCACCGAAATTACCATTGAAAATCAGGTCTTCGGAACTGTTACGGTGGTTTCAGGAAGGATTATGAACGCGGGAAATGAAATTGCATCCTGCCGTATGAAAGTTTTCTTTGAACCGGAACCGGAGTAA
- a CDS encoding collagen-like protein gives MNYQAVVRDNTGKPLPDGRNVSVRFIIHNLTLNGATVFQEDASTTTNQFGLINYSIGTNGNLAVVDWSNGPKYLQVLVDPNGGANYVDMGTSQLMSVPYALFAANSLAGPPGPTGVPGPTGAAGGPGLTGPSGTDGLTGPTGPSGADGPTGPTGIAGPSGADGATGPAGVDGIDGPTGADGATGPTGADGVTGPTGPTGTGATGPTGPSGGINWVINQVAQIASITASPLGAWQNIPGLTQTITLANTASIQIITTGGIQSQGTANLGGQGSIIDISLTINGTQIADGAYKRLWAINGNGFNGGFEYWSMSTFAATTPNVYVLPAGTYTIDVRARHSQGSAATVGSDASAVMQGILQTIVIQ, from the coding sequence ATGAATTATCAAGCGGTAGTTCGTGACAATACAGGAAAGCCTTTGCCTGATGGAAGAAATGTCTCGGTCCGATTTATTATTCACAACCTTACCTTGAATGGCGCAACTGTATTTCAGGAGGATGCATCCACCACAACCAATCAGTTTGGTCTGATTAACTATTCTATTGGTACCAATGGCAACTTGGCAGTTGTAGATTGGAGTAACGGTCCAAAATATCTGCAAGTTTTGGTGGATCCCAATGGGGGAGCTAATTATGTGGATATGGGAACTTCGCAGTTGATGAGCGTTCCGTATGCACTTTTTGCTGCAAATAGTTTAGCCGGCCCTCCGGGACCTACTGGTGTACCCGGGCCAACTGGTGCCGCAGGTGGACCTGGTTTAACCGGTCCTTCGGGAACTGATGGTTTAACTGGACCAACTGGACCATCCGGTGCTGATGGCCCTACTGGACCAACTGGAATTGCAGGACCTTCTGGCGCTGATGGTGCAACCGGCCCAGCAGGTGTTGATGGTATAGACGGGCCCACTGGCGCGGATGGTGCTACAGGTCCAACTGGGGCAGACGGTGTTACGGGCCCAACCGGGCCAACTGGAACCGGTGCTACCGGCCCTACAGGACCTAGTGGCGGAATTAATTGGGTGATTAATCAAGTAGCTCAGATTGCAAGTATTACAGCTTCTCCACTTGGAGCTTGGCAGAATATTCCAGGATTGACTCAGACAATCACTTTAGCAAACACAGCATCCATCCAGATTATTACAACCGGTGGTATACAGAGTCAGGGGACGGCCAATTTAGGCGGACAGGGTTCAATCATAGATATTAGCTTGACCATTAATGGTACTCAGATCGCCGATGGTGCTTACAAGAGGTTATGGGCCATTAATGGAAACGGGTTTAACGGGGGCTTTGAATATTGGTCTATGAGCACCTTTGCGGCGACCACTCCCAATGTATATGTTCTTCCGGCAGGAACCTATACTATAGATGTAAGAGCGCGGCATTCTCAAGGCTCTGCTGCCACTGTTGGTAGCGATGCTTCGGCGGTAATGCAAGGCATCCTTCAAACTATTGTCATTCAGTAA